The Amycolatopsis mongoliensis genome includes a window with the following:
- a CDS encoding SDR family NAD(P)-dependent oxidoreductase, producing MNETETALVTGASRPQGLGFAVARELATRGYHAVLAGRDLDRTRALAAKLGAEGLSADAVRLDVTDPADVAACAEFVRTTAGRLDVLVNNAAAMPDFATTSVLDADLAEASTAYAVDVLGAWALVQACLPLLRAAPAARIVAVSSAAVAQFTAATRGVRSPGYSLAKYALNALTASLAAELRDTGILVNAVDPGSVATHPERGDDADDRSPAEAALGIVWAATLPADGPTGGFFLDGRPVR from the coding sequence ATGAACGAAACCGAGACCGCCCTCGTCACCGGCGCGAGCCGCCCTCAGGGCCTCGGGTTCGCCGTCGCCCGTGAGCTCGCCACCCGCGGCTACCACGCCGTGCTCGCCGGCCGGGACCTCGACCGGACGCGCGCGCTGGCCGCGAAGCTCGGCGCCGAAGGACTCTCCGCGGACGCGGTGCGGCTCGACGTCACGGACCCGGCGGACGTCGCGGCCTGCGCCGAGTTCGTCCGCACCACCGCCGGCCGGCTCGACGTGCTGGTCAACAACGCGGCCGCCATGCCCGACTTCGCCACGACGTCCGTGCTCGACGCGGACCTGGCCGAGGCCAGTACCGCCTACGCGGTCGACGTCCTCGGCGCTTGGGCCCTGGTCCAGGCGTGCCTGCCGCTGCTGCGAGCCGCCCCGGCCGCCCGGATCGTCGCTGTCTCCAGCGCGGCCGTCGCGCAGTTCACCGCCGCGACCCGGGGCGTCCGGTCGCCCGGGTATTCGCTGGCCAAGTACGCCCTCAACGCCCTCACCGCGTCCCTCGCCGCCGAACTGCGCGACACGGGCATCCTGGTCAACGCCGTCGACCCCGGCTCGGTCGCCACCCACCCCGAGCGCGGCGACGACGCCGACGACCGCTCACCCGCGGAGGCCGCGCTCGGCATCGTCTGGGCCGCGACCCTGCCCGCCGACGGCCCCACCGGCGGCTTCTTCCTCGACGGCCGGCCCGTGCGGTGA
- a CDS encoding DUF6531 domain-containing protein: protein MGNPLVAETKDSTKAYSGVSLLESANDLKSAIESGDWASVALGAVGTALDALSMAMDPFGAILAAGVGWLIEHVGPLKEALNGLTGNADEIAAQSETWKNIATELGSVGEDLTGMVKTDTASWTGNGGDSYRQRAQDTVTLLETAQKGCEGASSGVKTAGEVVAAVRALVRDIIAELIGHLISWALQVVFTLGIGLTWVVPQVINAVAKTASKIADLVKRLVTALKALIPLLKRAGDLFSDAAKALKNIKPGKAAPPPKSIDIKGNPKGLDGPKGKGGPDAPPPKTDPPPTPKGGDSTTPSGAKGDSTTPSGDHTPPPKSDPPPKTDPPADPPPPKVEAPPGGTPKGAPDGGGTPKGGPKGDGPRDRALPSDSKTYCGDPVDIATGEVVMTQVDLTLPSEAGDLELSRTHLSAYRAGRWFGRSWASTLDQRLEVGPEHVRFHAEDGMVLVYPVPAGGPVLPLEGPRHPLHRSPGGYRLSTGERELHFTGNGRIAALTAIEQNGSRTEIAYAADGTPTALRRDDGVEIRIGTAEGRVVALGAPDAAPLVRFGYNRLGQLTTVADFAGRPMTLDYDFEHRLVGWQDRAGTWYRYVYDAAGRCVRTVGANGFYNATFAYEPGATRHTDALGHTWTYRLNDAGQLVERIDPLGGSRRYTWSRYDQLLSQVDELGRETRYDYRDGELATVIRPDGSVVRTAPAAEGEVRLQVGDGDAAVHRVVPAADPFTVLPGAAGAGDPAAAPDPLADAPATDGRPGDRDVFGRPQLVHTASGGAVRLGWTAEGRRAWRIGPHGDRETWLHDAEGQVVEYRDAAGGVRRRQYGPFGLAVADIDAAGARTTYGYDTELRLTAVTNPRGLTWRYTYDPAGRLVEETDYDGRRLTYAYDEAGQLRRMTNGLGEPTEFAYDLLGNVVERRTAEDVTRYAYDALGRLALAENAESRLEIVRDGRGRVIAETINGLGVAWSYEGTLLRRRTSSGVDSAWTFDDAGLPRSLRIAGHDVGFEHDAAGREVARGVDGTVLLRRRFDAEDRLAEEEIAGVGQRTYGYRPDGRLAAVGDTWRLEFDPAGRVGEARGPGGVERFARDAAGSVTSADSPSLPGPRTYRGNTLVSAGGTRYTGDAQGRVTGRHRGERSWTYSWDQLDRMRGVRTPDGARWTYHYDPLGRRFAKRRWVTGADGEPELAADTRFLWSGFDLVERVESGADGSRRILTWERHPADGRPVVQVERTASEERFHCVITSPAGTPTELLDARGALVWRDRSSFWGAPLPGADGAAVPLAFPGQHRDEETGLHYNVFRYYDPETARYLSQDPLGLAAAPDPVGYVTEPLLTGDPLGLVGTCGKTGGPSSTKRPRPDDFDQHPDLKPPPAKKPDLGVDVNRMTREEWEKFKPDLDQMMRADKHFFWSGGYKQGHGAPDDPYLGSIEFKANSVAKQHGGNTLEGLVADNHLKMPGWVDDKMMKDPGKGYWSHGDHGTSNLDQKNFVKEKWDHASETFAKNSTPDTHVVFPDKPGRETSTGIPNPNGDIYPYRRPDNIFDKIEYPKLEQNGIKVTEHNAETGGTRPYQKP from the coding sequence GTGGGCAACCCGCTGGTCGCGGAGACCAAGGACTCGACCAAGGCGTACTCGGGTGTGTCGCTGCTGGAGTCGGCGAACGACCTGAAGTCGGCGATCGAAAGCGGCGACTGGGCCTCGGTCGCGCTCGGCGCCGTCGGCACCGCGCTGGACGCCCTGTCGATGGCGATGGACCCGTTCGGCGCGATCCTCGCCGCCGGCGTCGGCTGGTTGATCGAGCACGTCGGCCCGCTCAAGGAAGCCCTCAACGGCCTGACCGGCAACGCCGACGAGATCGCCGCCCAGTCGGAGACCTGGAAGAACATCGCCACCGAACTGGGCAGCGTCGGCGAAGACCTGACCGGCATGGTCAAGACCGACACCGCGTCGTGGACCGGGAACGGCGGAGACAGCTACCGGCAGCGCGCACAGGACACCGTGACACTGCTGGAGACCGCGCAAAAGGGCTGCGAAGGCGCCTCCAGCGGCGTCAAAACCGCCGGTGAAGTCGTCGCGGCGGTCCGCGCGCTGGTCCGCGACATCATCGCCGAACTCATCGGCCACCTGATCAGCTGGGCACTGCAGGTCGTCTTCACCCTCGGCATCGGCCTGACCTGGGTCGTGCCCCAGGTCATCAACGCGGTCGCCAAAACGGCGTCGAAGATCGCCGACCTGGTCAAGCGGCTGGTCACCGCCCTGAAAGCACTCATCCCGCTGCTCAAACGAGCCGGTGACCTGTTCTCCGACGCCGCCAAGGCACTCAAGAACATCAAACCGGGCAAGGCCGCGCCGCCGCCGAAGAGCATCGACATCAAGGGCAACCCCAAGGGCCTCGACGGGCCCAAGGGCAAGGGCGGGCCGGACGCCCCGCCGCCGAAGACCGACCCACCGCCCACGCCCAAGGGCGGGGACAGCACCACACCTTCGGGAGCGAAGGGCGACTCGACCACACCCTCCGGCGACCACACCCCGCCCCCGAAGAGCGACCCGCCACCCAAGACCGACCCGCCGGCGGACCCGCCGCCGCCGAAGGTCGAGGCGCCGCCCGGGGGCACCCCGAAGGGCGCGCCCGACGGCGGGGGCACGCCGAAGGGCGGCCCCAAGGGGGACGGCCCGCGCGACCGCGCCCTGCCGTCGGACTCGAAGACCTACTGCGGGGACCCGGTGGACATCGCCACCGGCGAGGTCGTGATGACCCAGGTCGACCTGACCCTGCCGAGCGAGGCGGGCGACCTGGAGCTGTCCCGCACCCACCTGTCGGCCTACCGCGCGGGCCGCTGGTTCGGCCGGTCCTGGGCCTCCACCCTGGACCAGCGGCTGGAGGTCGGCCCCGAGCACGTCCGGTTCCACGCCGAGGACGGCATGGTCCTCGTCTACCCGGTGCCCGCCGGCGGACCCGTGCTGCCGCTGGAAGGCCCGCGCCACCCGCTGCACCGCTCCCCCGGCGGCTACCGGCTCTCCACCGGCGAGCGTGAACTGCACTTCACCGGCAACGGCCGGATCGCGGCGCTCACGGCGATCGAGCAGAACGGCAGCCGCACCGAGATCGCCTACGCCGCGGACGGCACGCCCACCGCGCTGCGCCGCGACGACGGCGTCGAGATCCGGATCGGCACCGCCGAGGGCCGGGTGGTCGCCCTGGGCGCGCCCGACGCCGCGCCGCTGGTCCGGTTCGGCTACAACCGGCTGGGCCAGCTGACCACCGTCGCGGACTTCGCGGGCCGCCCGATGACGCTGGACTACGACTTCGAGCACCGGCTCGTCGGCTGGCAGGACCGCGCCGGCACCTGGTACCGCTACGTCTACGACGCCGCCGGCCGCTGCGTGCGCACCGTCGGGGCGAACGGCTTCTACAACGCGACGTTCGCCTACGAGCCCGGCGCCACCCGGCACACCGACGCGCTCGGCCACACCTGGACCTACCGGCTCAACGACGCCGGGCAGCTCGTCGAACGGATCGACCCGCTGGGCGGCTCCCGGCGCTACACCTGGAGCCGCTACGACCAACTGCTGTCCCAAGTGGACGAACTGGGCCGCGAAACCCGGTACGACTACCGCGACGGCGAGCTCGCCACCGTCATCCGCCCCGACGGGTCCGTGGTCCGGACGGCACCCGCGGCCGAGGGCGAGGTGCGGCTGCAGGTGGGCGACGGCGACGCCGCCGTCCACCGGGTGGTGCCCGCGGCCGACCCGTTCACCGTCCTGCCCGGTGCCGCGGGGGCGGGCGATCCGGCAGCCGCGCCCGACCCGCTCGCCGACGCACCGGCGACCGACGGGCGCCCCGGGGACCGCGACGTGTTCGGCCGGCCGCAGCTCGTGCACACCGCCTCCGGCGGCGCGGTCCGGCTGGGCTGGACGGCCGAGGGCCGCCGCGCCTGGCGGATCGGCCCGCACGGCGACCGGGAAACCTGGCTGCACGACGCGGAAGGGCAGGTCGTCGAGTACCGCGACGCGGCAGGCGGCGTGCGGCGCCGCCAGTACGGGCCGTTCGGGCTCGCCGTGGCCGACATCGACGCGGCGGGCGCGCGGACGACCTACGGCTACGACACCGAACTGCGGCTCACCGCGGTGACGAACCCGCGGGGCCTCACCTGGCGCTACACCTACGACCCGGCGGGGCGTCTGGTCGAGGAGACCGACTACGACGGCCGCCGGCTCACCTACGCCTACGACGAGGCCGGGCAGCTGCGGCGCATGACCAACGGCCTCGGCGAACCCACCGAGTTCGCCTACGACCTCCTCGGCAACGTCGTCGAACGGCGGACGGCCGAGGACGTCACCCGCTACGCCTACGACGCCCTGGGCCGGCTGGCCCTCGCCGAGAACGCCGAGTCCCGCCTGGAGATCGTCCGGGACGGGCGCGGCCGGGTGATCGCCGAGACGATCAACGGGCTCGGCGTGGCCTGGAGCTACGAAGGAACGCTCCTGCGCCGCCGCACCTCGTCCGGTGTGGACAGTGCATGGACCTTCGACGACGCGGGCCTGCCGCGCTCGCTGCGGATCGCCGGGCACGACGTCGGGTTCGAGCACGACGCGGCCGGGCGCGAGGTCGCCCGCGGCGTCGACGGGACGGTGCTGCTCCGGCGGCGGTTCGACGCGGAGGACCGGCTCGCCGAGGAGGAGATCGCCGGCGTCGGGCAGCGCACCTACGGCTACCGGCCCGACGGCAGGCTCGCCGCGGTCGGGGACACCTGGCGGCTGGAGTTCGACCCCGCGGGCCGGGTCGGCGAGGCGCGCGGACCCGGCGGGGTCGAGCGGTTCGCCCGCGACGCCGCGGGCAGTGTCACCTCGGCCGACTCGCCGTCGCTGCCGGGTCCGCGGACCTACCGCGGGAACACGCTGGTCTCGGCGGGCGGCACCCGATACACCGGCGACGCGCAGGGCCGGGTCACCGGCCGGCACCGCGGCGAGCGGTCCTGGACCTACTCGTGGGACCAGCTGGACCGGATGCGCGGCGTGCGGACCCCGGACGGCGCGCGCTGGACGTACCACTACGACCCGCTGGGCCGCCGGTTCGCCAAGCGGCGCTGGGTCACCGGCGCCGACGGCGAACCCGAGCTCGCCGCCGACACGCGGTTCCTCTGGAGCGGCTTCGATCTCGTGGAGCGCGTCGAGTCCGGCGCGGACGGATCGCGCCGGATCCTCACCTGGGAGCGCCATCCCGCCGACGGCCGCCCGGTCGTGCAGGTCGAGCGCACCGCGTCCGAGGAACGGTTCCACTGCGTGATCACCTCGCCCGCGGGCACGCCGACCGAGCTGCTGGACGCGCGGGGCGCGCTGGTCTGGCGGGACCGCAGCAGCTTCTGGGGCGCGCCGCTGCCCGGTGCCGACGGGGCGGCCGTCCCGCTGGCGTTCCCCGGGCAGCACCGCGACGAGGAAACCGGGCTGCACTACAACGTGTTCCGCTACTACGACCCGGAAACCGCGCGGTACCTCAGCCAGGACCCGCTCGGGCTCGCCGCCGCGCCCGACCCCGTCGGCTACGTCACCGAACCGCTGCTCACCGGCGACCCGCTCGGGCTCGTGGGCACGTGCGGCAAGACCGGCGGGCCCTCGAGCACGAAGCGGCCCCGCCCGGACGACTTCGACCAGCACCCGGACCTCAAGCCGCCACCGGCGAAGAAGCCCGACCTCGGCGTCGACGTGAACCGCATGACGCGCGAGGAGTGGGAGAAGTTCAAGCCCGACCTGGACCAGATGATGCGCGCCGACAAGCACTTCTTCTGGTCCGGCGGGTACAAGCAGGGCCACGGCGCGCCGGACGACCCGTACCTGGGCTCGATCGAGTTCAAGGCGAACTCGGTCGCCAAGCAGCACGGCGGCAACACCCTCGAGGGTCTCGTCGCCGACAACCACCTGAAGATGCCCGGCTGGGTCGACGACAAGATGATGAAGGACCCGGGCAAGGGGTACTGGTCGCACGGCGACCACGGCACGTCCAACCTCGACCAGAAGAACTTCGTCAAGGAGAAGTGGGACCACGCGTCGGAAACGTTCGCGAAGAACTCGACGCCGGACACCCACGTCGTCTTCCCGGACAAGCCCGGGAGGGAGACCAGCACCGGGATCCCGAACCCGAACGGCGACATCTACCCCTACCGCCGGCCCGACAACATCTTCGACAAGATCGAGTACCCGAAGCTGGAGCAGAACGGCATCAAGGTCACCGAGCACAACGCCGAGACCGGCGGGACGCGCCCGTACCAGAAGCCCTGA
- a CDS encoding methyltransferase domain-containing protein, with protein MSARVVGGLSPSDRLLPVWIAAAMTAGLLAGRWVPGLNTALSAVQVDGISLPIAPARHRPALPGQPAVRVVLPDRRRRRHGPRCPAVRRRLLRGRPVNPDRDAVRARYATAARRALAGEETGLRTDADRLGTAHYAGEEIPAEVAATSLGCGNPLAVADLRPGETVLDLGSGGGLDVLLSARRVGPTGRAIGLDMTDDMLVLARRHAERAGVRNAEFVKGTIEDVPLPDASADVVISDCVIALSSDKPAVFAEIARVLRPGGRLGITDILADDTLTDAEGAVRTGAVECLGGALTAGRYRELLRDAGFVGVDVRVTHEAGDRLHSAIIRATRP; from the coding sequence ATGAGCGCCCGCGTCGTCGGCGGCCTGTCCCCTTCGGACCGGCTCCTGCCGGTGTGGATCGCGGCCGCGATGACCGCCGGGCTGCTGGCCGGCCGCTGGGTGCCCGGGCTGAACACCGCGTTGTCCGCGGTGCAGGTCGACGGGATCTCGTTGCCCATCGCCCCCGCGCGGCACCGCCCGGCTCTACCGGGTCAACCAGCGGTGCGTGTCGTGCTCCCCGACCGCCGCCGACGTCGTCATGGGCCGCGCTGTCCGGCAGTTCGCCGACGTCTCCTGCGAGGCCGCCCGGTGAACCCCGACCGCGACGCCGTCCGCGCCCGCTACGCCACTGCCGCCCGGCGAGCCCTCGCCGGGGAGGAAACCGGCCTGCGCACCGACGCCGACCGGCTCGGTACCGCCCACTACGCCGGCGAGGAGATCCCGGCGGAGGTGGCCGCGACCAGCCTCGGGTGCGGCAACCCGCTGGCCGTCGCCGACCTGCGCCCCGGTGAGACCGTGCTCGACCTCGGTTCCGGCGGCGGCCTCGACGTCCTGCTCTCCGCCCGCCGCGTCGGCCCCACCGGGCGCGCCATCGGCCTCGACATGACCGACGACATGCTCGTCCTCGCCCGCCGGCACGCCGAGCGGGCCGGCGTGCGCAACGCCGAGTTCGTCAAGGGCACGATCGAGGACGTCCCGCTGCCGGACGCCTCGGCCGACGTCGTCATCTCCGACTGCGTCATCGCGCTCTCGTCCGACAAGCCCGCCGTGTTCGCGGAGATCGCCCGTGTGCTGCGCCCCGGCGGCCGCCTCGGCATCACCGACATCCTGGCCGACGACACCCTGACCGACGCCGAAGGCGCGGTCCGCACCGGCGCGGTCGAATGCCTCGGCGGCGCGCTCACCGCCGGCCGCTACCGGGAACTCCTGCGCGATGCCGGGTTCGTCGGCGTGGACGTGCGCGTCACCCACGAAGCGGGCGACCGGCTCCATTCGGCGATCATCCGCGCCACCCGGCCCTGA
- a CDS encoding acyl-ACP desaturase: protein MPVPESTRLLFELEGTVEENLNRHLAAAQEWMPHEYVPWSQGRDFAELGGEAWDPEQSRVTPIARTALEVNLLTEDNLPSYHREIERAFGRDGAWGTWVHRWTAEEGRHGICIRDYLLVTRAVDPVELERMRMETMQAGYDTGDKPLLQVCAYVSFQELATRISHRNTGRYTQDPLAERLLARVSTDENLHMVFYRNLVKASLEISPDAMMRAITDEVVSFAMPGAVIPSFARKAALIAKAGIYDLRIHHDDVVLPLLRYWKVFDLTGLGPVGEAARDELAAFLKTLDAQAARFEERRDAAAARREKLKNG from the coding sequence ATGCCGGTTCCCGAAAGCACGCGCCTGTTGTTCGAGCTGGAAGGGACGGTCGAAGAGAACCTCAACCGGCACCTCGCCGCCGCCCAGGAGTGGATGCCGCACGAGTACGTCCCCTGGAGCCAAGGGCGCGACTTCGCCGAGCTCGGCGGTGAGGCGTGGGACCCCGAGCAGTCCCGGGTCACCCCGATCGCGCGGACGGCGCTGGAGGTCAACCTCCTCACCGAGGACAACCTCCCCAGCTACCACCGCGAGATCGAGCGCGCGTTCGGCCGCGACGGCGCGTGGGGCACCTGGGTCCACCGGTGGACGGCCGAAGAGGGCCGGCACGGCATCTGCATCCGCGACTACCTGCTGGTGACCCGCGCCGTCGACCCCGTCGAGCTGGAACGCATGCGGATGGAGACGATGCAGGCGGGCTACGACACCGGCGACAAGCCGCTGCTCCAGGTGTGCGCCTACGTCTCGTTCCAGGAGCTGGCCACCCGGATCTCGCACCGCAACACCGGCCGCTACACGCAGGACCCGCTGGCCGAACGGCTGCTGGCCCGGGTGTCCACGGACGAGAACCTCCACATGGTCTTCTACCGCAACCTGGTGAAGGCCTCGCTGGAGATCTCCCCCGACGCCATGATGCGCGCGATCACCGACGAGGTCGTGTCGTTCGCGATGCCGGGCGCGGTGATCCCCAGTTTCGCCAGGAAGGCGGCGCTGATCGCCAAGGCCGGCATCTACGACCTGCGGATCCACCACGACGACGTCGTCCTGCCGCTGCTGCGCTACTGGAAGGTGTTCGACCTGACCGGCCTCGGCCCGGTGGGCGAAGCCGCCCGCGACGAGCTGGCGGCCTTCCTCAAGACCCTCGACGCCCAGGCGGCCCGCTTCGAAGAACGCCGCGACGCCGCGGCCGCGCGCCGGGAAAAGCTCAAGAACGGCTGA
- a CDS encoding MarR family winged helix-turn-helix transcriptional regulator encodes MTDRPRALLRWPTYVMGQLHRTGVGRIDEALAGTGLALRDYYVLVCVGEFGPLAQQRVADRLGLDRSDLVKVLDRLEAAGWVLRERDTEDRRRHVLTLTEAGRTAVAQVEEVSAAVTGELLSELSPREQETLHRLLLKAFGEPPA; translated from the coding sequence ATGACCGACCGGCCCCGGGCGCTGCTGCGCTGGCCCACCTACGTGATGGGGCAGCTGCACCGCACCGGTGTCGGCCGCATCGACGAGGCGCTGGCCGGGACCGGCCTGGCCCTGCGCGACTACTACGTCCTGGTCTGCGTCGGCGAGTTCGGCCCGCTGGCCCAGCAGCGCGTCGCCGACCGGCTCGGCCTCGACCGCAGCGACCTGGTGAAGGTGCTCGACCGTCTCGAAGCCGCGGGCTGGGTGCTGCGGGAACGCGACACCGAGGACCGGCGCCGGCACGTCCTCACCCTGACCGAGGCCGGCCGGACCGCGGTCGCGCAGGTCGAGGAGGTCTCGGCCGCGGTCACCGGCGAGCTGCTCTCCGAGCTGAGCCCGCGGGAACAGGAGACCCTGCACCGCTTGCTGCTCAAGGCTTTCGGAGAGCCGCCCGCCTGA
- a CDS encoding ArsR/SmtB family transcription factor — MSKQLPVVALDACCSPLAHEPLNEDQAVELSKLFKAMADPVRLRLLSLIASHAGGEACVCDLTDAFDLTGPTISHHLKVLRESGLITGERRGTWVYYRIHPEVLARLSAVLVPGDAIVPA, encoded by the coding sequence ATGTCGAAACAGCTTCCGGTCGTCGCGCTGGACGCCTGCTGCTCCCCTCTGGCCCACGAGCCGCTGAACGAAGACCAGGCCGTCGAGCTGTCGAAGCTGTTCAAGGCGATGGCCGACCCGGTCCGGCTGCGGTTGCTGTCGTTGATCGCGTCCCACGCCGGGGGCGAGGCGTGCGTGTGCGACCTGACCGACGCGTTCGACCTGACCGGCCCGACGATCTCCCACCACCTGAAGGTGCTGCGCGAGTCCGGCCTGATCACCGGTGAGCGCCGCGGGACGTGGGTGTACTACCGCATCCACCCCGAGGTGCTGGCCCGGCTGTCGGCGGTGCTGGTCCCCGGCGACGCGATCGTCCCCGCATGA
- a CDS encoding ATP-binding protein yields MLGTLDFEVASQPRYTLVTVTGGLHLGSYRRLRDGLLEVAADEPEAVIAGIDGLDLDAVAPVGVFGLVARRLGTWPGIPFALAGTASRTQALRENGIHRQVAIGEDVGSAERALCKPSRRQAELVLPRGPEASAMARAAVREACAQWEVPQFVYDGILVAGELATNAAQHTTSTATLRLDLRRGRLTIAVLDDDPRPAVLLPRPRPGAAGLGLHIVARSAEKWGCSSRWSGGKVVWAVLTSERRCGEPG; encoded by the coding sequence ATGCTGGGCACGCTCGACTTCGAGGTCGCCTCGCAGCCGCGCTACACACTGGTCACCGTGACCGGGGGGCTGCACCTGGGCAGCTACCGGCGCCTGCGCGACGGTCTCCTGGAGGTCGCGGCGGACGAGCCGGAAGCCGTGATCGCCGGTATCGACGGCCTCGACCTCGACGCCGTCGCGCCGGTGGGTGTGTTCGGGCTGGTCGCCCGGCGGCTCGGGACCTGGCCGGGGATCCCGTTCGCGCTGGCCGGCACCGCGAGCCGGACCCAGGCGCTGCGCGAAAACGGGATCCACCGCCAGGTCGCGATCGGCGAGGACGTCGGCAGTGCCGAACGCGCGCTGTGCAAACCTTCGCGGCGGCAGGCCGAACTGGTCCTCCCCCGCGGTCCCGAAGCGTCCGCGATGGCGCGGGCGGCCGTGCGCGAGGCCTGCGCGCAGTGGGAAGTCCCGCAGTTCGTCTACGACGGCATCCTCGTCGCCGGCGAGCTCGCGACCAACGCGGCCCAGCACACCACCTCCACGGCCACGCTGCGGCTGGACCTGCGGCGCGGACGGCTGACCATCGCGGTCCTCGACGACGATCCCCGCCCGGCCGTGCTGCTCCCCCGGCCGCGACCGGGCGCCGCCGGCCTGGGCTTGCACATCGTGGCGCGCTCGGCGGAAAAGTGGGGCTGCAGCTCCCGGTGGTCCGGCGGCAAGGTCGTCTGGGCCGTCCTCACCAGCGAGCGGCGCTGCGGCGAGCCGGGCTGA
- a CDS encoding ArsI/CadI family heavy metal resistance metalloenzyme gives MSRVQLALRVGDLEGSIDFYSKLFGTEPAKRRPGYANFAIAEPALKLVLLEGEPGQATVMDHLGVEVESTSQVSAASKRLTGEGLETLTEDDTTCCYAVQDKVWVHGPGQEPWEVYTVKADSATFGADSAATPATCCTSDAEAGPAAQPEGCCS, from the coding sequence ATGTCACGGGTACAGCTGGCCCTGCGGGTCGGGGACCTCGAAGGCTCGATCGACTTCTACTCGAAGCTGTTCGGTACCGAACCGGCCAAGCGCCGGCCCGGCTACGCCAACTTCGCCATCGCCGAACCCGCGCTCAAGCTCGTGCTCCTGGAGGGCGAGCCCGGCCAGGCCACCGTCATGGACCACCTCGGCGTCGAGGTCGAGTCCACCAGCCAGGTCAGCGCGGCGAGCAAGCGCCTGACGGGCGAGGGCCTCGAGACCTTGACCGAGGACGACACCACCTGCTGCTACGCGGTGCAGGACAAGGTGTGGGTGCACGGCCCGGGGCAGGAGCCCTGGGAGGTCTACACGGTCAAGGCCGACTCCGCGACCTTCGGTGCCGACAGCGCCGCCACGCCGGCGACTTGCTGCACTTCGGACGCGGAAGCGGGACCGGCTGCCCAGCCAGAGGGCTGTTGCTCCTGA